In [Mycobacterium] stephanolepidis, the genomic window GTGGGACCGTACGTGATGATCGCCGATAACGGAGTGCGTAAAGCCTGCACGCATCTGCTGGTCAGAGTCCGTAACACCGTGAGTGATATGCGGACATGCTCCGACGGTCCCGAGCGTTACGAACGTTTGTTGCGCATCACCAGGATTATCGGACCCCGCTACGAAGCGGCCTGAACACGGACCGCGCGAAGAGGATTGACGGACGTCTGCAGGGCGGCCACCTCGGGACCCGCCTGAGCCACCGCGAACCGATACAGGTCCGCCATGCTCGCGGTGCTGCCCGCGATGGTGCCGTCGGGAAGCCGCGCTTCACCAGCTGCGACGGTGACCGGCAGCTGGCCCAATCGATAAGCACCATCGGGCATTCCGGCGGCGCACATCGCGTCGGTGACAAGAGCGATTCGGTCTGGTCCCACCGCGGCCAGCACCATTCGGTAGATCGCGGGGTGGATGTGTACGCCATCGGCGATCAACTCGATGGTCACCGACGGGCTCTCCAGGAGGGCCGGAATAGGACCGGGCTCGCGATGGTGGATCGGCCGCATGGCGTTGAACAGATGAGTGGCGACGGTAGCACCGGACGAAATAGCCTGCAAGGTCTGCTCATACGTGGCATCGGTATGTCCCACTGCCGCCACTACGCCGCGCGCGACAAGCAACTCGATGGCCAGGATTGCGCCGGGAAGCTCGGGCGCAATGGTGACCATCCGAATATGCCCGGCGCCCGCGTCCAGTAGCCGCTCCAGCTCGGCGAGATCCGGTTCGCGCAGCAGCCGCGGATCGTGCGCTCCGGCATATCGCGGCGACAGCCAGGGGCCTTCCAGGTGTATCCCGGCGATACCCCCGGTGCTCGCCGTGCCGGCGAGCACACGCACCGCGTTGAGCAGGTCATCGGGCGCCAGGGTCACCAGGCTGGCCAGCATACCGTCGGTGCCGTGGGATCGGTGCCACTCTGTGGCAATACGATTGGCCTCCGGATCGTCTCCAAATGATGCGCCGCCACCGCCGTGCACGTGCATATCGAAAAATCCGGGCACTGTCATGTCAGAGCGTTTCGGTCACCTTGGATAGACCTCGCGGTACATCGGGGTCTTCTCCGCGGCCGATCGCCAACTGCAGGGCAAGCAGCTGCAGCGGAATGATGGCCAACATGGGCGAAAGCTCCTCGAGCGTCGGCTCCAGGGTGACGCCCAGCCCGGTGGCGGCCACCGCGTCCGCCGATCCCACGCAGCACACATCGGCTCCGCGTCCGGCCAGCCGGTGCAGCACGTCGTTCATGGCCCGGCCGCCGACCCCGTCGGGCACGATCGCGATCACGGGTACCTGCGGATCGATCATGGCCAGCGGGCCGTGCAGCAGGTCTGCTCCCGAGAATGCCTGGGCAGAAAGATAACTCGTCTCCATCAGCTTGAGAGCGGCTTCGCGTGCGGTGGGGTACGAGTAGCCGCGGCCGGTGGTGACCAGGCGTGACGCGAAGCGGTAGCGGGTAGCCAGCTGCTGCACCACGGCGCTGTGCAGGATCTCCTCGCCGCGCTCCGGGAGCAGGGCGGCCGCCGTGTTATCGCGGCCCGCCACATCGGTGAGCAGCAGGTACAGCGCCAGCAATTGCGCCGTGTACGACTTGGTGGCCGCAACCGCGAGTTCAGGCCCTGCCAACACGTCCACGTGATGTTCGGCGGCCGTAGCCAGCGCAGACTTCGGAGCATTGGTCACGGCGATGGTCAGTGCTCCCTGCTGGCGCGCCACCGATAGCGTCTGCACCAGGTCGGGAGAGCCCCCCGATTGGCTGACTCCGATTACCAGCACGCCCGAAAGATCTGGCCGCGCACCGTAGGTTGTCATGGTCGAGGGTGAGGCCAGCCCCGCGGGGACCTGCAGGATGATCTCGGTGAGGTACTTGCCGTACAACGCGGCGTGGTCGCTGGTGCCGCGCGCGACGAAGAGCACGAAGCGCGGCTGGTACTCGACGATCTTGGCTGCCACCTCCGCGATGCCCGATCGACCTTCCGAAAGCAGCCGCCCCCAGACAGCGGGCTGTTGGCGTATCTCGTCAGCCATATGCGTCCCCGCGGTCATGCCTTCTCCAATCCGTCGACATCGACCCCGGCCAGGGCCAATGCTCCAAACACCGGTTCACGTTGCAGCACAGCGATATCCGAAACTCCGGTGTTACGCGTACGTTCGATGATATCGGCGACGAGGCCCGGTTGGTTGACCAGTAGGCCCCCACCGAGTACCACGGGCAGTCCGGGGCCCAATCGTAGGCAGACACCCTCGATCAGGGCAGCCAAGTCGATGGCTGTTTGCCTAGTGATCACCTGCGCGGGCTCATCACCTGCCGAGGCGAGGTCGAAGACAAGTCCTGCCATCTTGGCCCAGTACCGGCGTTCGGGGTGTGCATAGAAATGATCCAGCAGCTGTGCAGGCTCGGTGACACCGCACTCGGCGGTAAACCGCTGCGAGAGCGCATCGGGCGGATCGCCCCGATCGGATAAAGAGAGCGCGTGCCGCACAGCCGATCTCGACACGCCGTAGCCGCTGCCGTCGTCACCCAGCAGGTACCCCCAACCGCCGACTCGCGCGGTGATGCCATCGGCCCGCTTTCCCCACGCTACCGATCCGGTACCGGATATCACCGCGATGCCGGCTGTCAGCCCGCCCGCCGCCAGGATGAGCTGCGTGTCGTGCACTGCGGTGATGTCGGCGTGAGGTGCATACGGTTGCAGCAGCCGAACCAGGGCCCGCGCACCTTCGGGGGTATCCACCCCGGCTGACCCGGCACTGACGCGGGAGACATCGTCCAGGTTCAGCTCGGAGAAGATGTCGGAGAAAACGGTTTTCGCCTGCTCCTCCGTCACCGACTGCAAGTTCGCGCTACCGGCCAGCGCCTCGCCGATCACCTTGCCATCCGCTACGGCCAGCGCGCGGGTCTTGGATCCGCCGATGTCTATCCCAACTACTACACCTCGGGCCACTTGCCTCCGCTTTCCCAGAAATGCCGGATCTCCTCAAGGTTGCGGCCCTTGGTTTCCGGTGCCAACAGATAGACGAACACGAGGGCGGCCAACGCCAGCGCTCCGAAGACACCGAACGCAACGGTGCCGCCGAGTGCGGTCAACAACGTCAGGAAGTACATGGACACAACGGCATTGGCCACCAGGTCTGACGTCAGCATGGCGCTGGCCCCGTAAGAGCGCAGCCGTGCCGGGAAACTCTCGCCCGCGTACACCCACACCAGCGAGCCGAATCCGAAGGTGAAACCCACCGCGATGAGCACGATTCCCAGGAAGCCGAGAACCGTCAACACGCCGCCGAATGACGATCCACCGATTGCGAATACGGTCACCAGCAGGGC contains:
- a CDS encoding SIS domain-containing protein; this encodes MADEIRQQPAVWGRLLSEGRSGIAEVAAKIVEYQPRFVLFVARGTSDHAALYGKYLTEIILQVPAGLASPSTMTTYGARPDLSGVLVIGVSQSGGSPDLVQTLSVARQQGALTIAVTNAPKSALATAAEHHVDVLAGPELAVAATKSYTAQLLALYLLLTDVAGRDNTAAALLPERGEEILHSAVVQQLATRYRFASRLVTTGRGYSYPTAREAALKLMETSYLSAQAFSGADLLHGPLAMIDPQVPVIAIVPDGVGGRAMNDVLHRLAGRGADVCCVGSADAVAATGLGVTLEPTLEELSPMLAIIPLQLLALQLAIGRGEDPDVPRGLSKVTETL
- a CDS encoding N-acetylglucosamine-6-phosphate deacetylase, whose amino-acid sequence is MTVPGFFDMHVHGGGGASFGDDPEANRIATEWHRSHGTDGMLASLVTLAPDDLLNAVRVLAGTASTGGIAGIHLEGPWLSPRYAGAHDPRLLREPDLAELERLLDAGAGHIRMVTIAPELPGAILAIELLVARGVVAAVGHTDATYEQTLQAISSGATVATHLFNAMRPIHHREPGPIPALLESPSVTIELIADGVHIHPAIYRMVLAAVGPDRIALVTDAMCAAGMPDGAYRLGQLPVTVAAGEARLPDGTIAGSTASMADLYRFAVAQAGPEVAALQTSVNPLRAVRVQAAS
- a CDS encoding N-acetylglucosamine kinase gives rise to the protein MARGVVVGIDIGGSKTRALAVADGKVIGEALAGSANLQSVTEEQAKTVFSDIFSELNLDDVSRVSAGSAGVDTPEGARALVRLLQPYAPHADITAVHDTQLILAAGGLTAGIAVISGTGSVAWGKRADGITARVGGWGYLLGDDGSGYGVSRSAVRHALSLSDRGDPPDALSQRFTAECGVTEPAQLLDHFYAHPERRYWAKMAGLVFDLASAGDEPAQVITRQTAIDLAALIEGVCLRLGPGLPVVLGGGLLVNQPGLVADIIERTRNTGVSDIAVLQREPVFGALALAGVDVDGLEKA